Within Candidatus Cloacimonas sp., the genomic segment TAAAACAAGGATTGAAACTAATCACCCTGGATGTAAAAGGCAAAGCTGAACTGGATTTTTATCCTACTATCCATTAAAACAAGGATTGAAACACCTTTCTACCGCTATGGATTTGGTGGGCAAAGCTATTTTTATCCTACTATCCATTAAAACAAGGATTGAAACGCACTATGGCAGATAGCTCCATAACTGCCTCTTTCACATTTTTATCCTACTATCCATTAAAACAAGGATTGAAACCTGTTTCGGGATAGATATCAAAGAAATTCATCTGAATTTTTATCCTACTATCCATTAAAACAAGGATTGAAACGTATGCTTATCGGTTTCCCAGATACTTTATCAAGAATATTTTTATCCTACTATCCATTAAAACAAGGATTGAAACTGTCAAGTAAGATGGATAAATTAGATGGTATAAAATAATTTTTATCCTACTATCCATTAAAACAAGGATTGAAACCGAGATGAAGTCAATCCTATATCAGCATTAAAAACAAATTTTTATCCTACTATCCATTAAAACAAGGATTGAAACATCTAAATCAAACATCTAAGAAGCCACTGCTGGAATTTTTATCCTACTATCCATTAAAACAAGGATTGAAACTCCGAGATATGAATATGACAACGATCTTGGCTATCTCATTTTTATCCTACTATCCATTAAAACAAGGATTGAAACCACCAATATCGATGATGCGGATTTCTTGCATATTTATTTTTATCCTACTATCCATTAAAACAAGGATTGAAACTACGATGGCGTGACATAGGCTGCGAAAATATGGCTCAATTTTTATCCTACTATCCATTAAAACAAGGATTGAAACAACGAAGGATAATAACTGGACGGGCTATTAAGCGAGATTTTTATCCTACTATCCATTAAAACAAGGATTGAAACTGCGATATTGAATATCCGCTTAATCCAGAGATTGTAATTTTTATCCTACTATCCATTAAAACAAGGATTGAAACTGCTGCGAAAATTGTGTGGTTTTTCTGGAATTTCCAGATTTTTATCCTACTATCCATTAAAACAAGGATTGAAACCCGAGTAAGGGTATATCCCAATCATCCCCATACTCGATTTTTATCCTACTATCCATTAAAACAAGGATTGAAACTGCTTGGGGTAAACTGAATACAAAAATATCAGAAATATTTTTATCCTACTATCCATTAAAACAAGGATTGAAACTCATTGGGTATGCATAGTTTCGCATATATGACATTCCATTTTTATCCTACTATCCATTAAAACAAGGATTGAAACAAGAAGTAATTTCATCAATGCGTCTATTGATATTTTATTTTTATCCTACTATCCATTAAAACAAGGATTGAAACTTGGCTATCAAATTGCCGAATTCCCCCTCTTTCAAATTTTTATCCTACTATCCATTAAAACAAGGATTGAAACAATTAGAGAAGACATATTGGAGGCGTTTGCCCCGTCAAATTTTTATCCTACTATCCATTAAAACAAGGATTGAAACTAGGAACAGAAGGAATATCAAAAGCTCCCGGAGCTATTTTTATCCTACTATCCATTAAAACAAGGATTGAAACATTCTTTCTCATATCTCGCTCTGTCTATCATTGCTTTATTTTTATCCTACTATCCATTAAAACAAGGATTGAAACATTGTGGATATTTTCGGATGTCACTCCCTCATTATATTTTTATCCTACTATCCATTAAAACAAGGATTGAAACTTTTCATCTCCTTAAACTGCTGCTCCAACCGGTTACATTTTTATCCTACTATCCATTAAAACAAGGATTGAAACCGTGGCAGGAATCCACCCTGCATCTACCTGTTTTGATTTTTATCCTACTATCCATTAAAACAAGGATTGAAACCCATTCCTCTAATAACGGTTTTTTGCTTGATTGATTGATTTTTATCCTACTATCCATTAAAACAAGGATTGAAACTATTCGTCATTTGCATCCATTCCGGACGAGCTTGGAATTTTTATCCTACTATCCATTAAAACAAGGATTGAAACTTCATTGATTGAGGAATTGACATTATTAAGGGATAAATTTTTATCCTACTATCCATTAAAACAAGGATTGAAACCTGTATCTCCGATTATATGCGTTGGATCTGCTTTTAATTTTTATCCTACTATCCATTAAAACAAGGATTGAAACAGTGCCTTAAACACTTTGTATTTGCTTGCCAAATCATTTTTATCCTACTATCCATTAAAACAAGGATTGAAACAATATGCCTTTAGCTCAGGAAATAGTACATGGAAAATTTTTATCCTACTATCCATTAAAACAAGAATTGAAACATCCACACCAATTCCTACAGTGTGGAATGCGTTTTATTTTTATCCTACTATCCATTAAAACAAGGATTGAAACTCAAACCTTTCCCCGAGACAATTAATCCTGTAGTAAATTTTTATCCTACTATCCATTAAAACAAGGATTGAAACTTAGAGGAATGGCAAGAGAAGCAAGTCAATCAATTCATTTTTATCCTACTATCCATTAAAACAAGGATTGAAACTCAACAGCTATGATGGAACAACACAAAAAACATTGAATTTTTATCCTACTATCCATTAAAACAAGGATTGAAACCCTCTAAAACTATTTTCATCTCCAGAAGCAACGCAATTTTTATCCTACTATCCATTAAAACAAGGATTGAAACATATTATCTTCCTCATATAGTGTCCGATAGATGAATAATTTTTATCCTACTATCCATTAAAACAAGGATTGAAACCAATCGTTAATACCTTGTCCCTATAAAGTGACTATAAATTTTTATCCTACTATCCATTAAAACAAGGATTGAAACTGCTACAACAACACAGACCTGCCTCCAGGGAAAGCGATTTTTATCCTACTATCCATTAAAACAAGGATTGAAACTATCAGCAACAGTCCGTCCCCGTGGATCAACTGCTTATTTTTATCCTACTATCCATTAAAACAAGGATTGAAACTCCATCTTAATATAGGGGGGCACAAAACCCCATCTCATTTTTATCCTACTATCCATTAAAACAAGGATTGAAACGATACTGGTTCACTTCTAATTACCAGTGGTAGAGTGAATTTTTATCCTACTATCCATTAAAACAAGGATTGAAACCCATTCTTCACCTCTTCTCTTCATAGCGCCGCAAAAATTTTTATCCTACTATCCATTAAAACAAGGATTGAAACTGCAGAAGCAGATAGAAATAGTGCAGAATATGCCGTATTTTTATCCTACTATCCATTAAAACAAGGATTGAAACCTGCGGTAATTTCCTCCAGGAAGGTATTTTCCCCAGCATTTTTATCATACTATCCATTAAAACAAGGATTGAAACTTGCGCCGCCTACTCGTACTAACGAATATGTAGGTATTTTTATCCTACTATCCATTAAAACAAGGATTGAAACGAGGGCAGACATAGCCTGCAGCACCGCAGGCGGGGGTATTTTTATCCTACTATCCATTAAAACAAGGATTGAAACATACGGATGAAACGAAGCCACAACGAGTTATCTTCAAATTTTTATCCTACTATCCATTAAAACAAGGATTGAAACTCTTTTTCTCGTTTTTCCATCATTATCCTTTCGTGTATTTTTATCCTACTATCCATTAAAACAAGGATTGAAACAGCATTACTACGGAATCATTATTTACTGCTCTGAAGATTTTTATCCTACTATCCATTAAAACAAGGATTGAAACCTGATGTCAGCAAATTGATTAAACAATGTTCAAATCATTTTTATCCTACTATCCATTAAAACAAGGATTGAAACATTACCAGGTTTCCATTCTTATCATTGCCGCAAAGGATTTTTATCCTACTATCCATTAAAACAAGGATTGAAACAGCATTAGAGCGGAATCAAAATTCACTGCTCTGTAGGATTTTTATCCTACTATCCATTAAAACAAGGATTGAAACAAAAGTTCGCATCTATGTTATGTGAAAAAAGGAAATTTTCTGGATGAAGTTTTTATCGCTTGCCTGGATTGGTATTCTATACTTTGTAAATATGGGGAGGTTGATAGTTGGGTTGGAAGGGCGTATGCTTATTGTTTTAACTCACAATTTTTCGGTTTGGAAACCAGCTAAAAAGCGGTTGTAAGTGAAAAAGAATGTAGGGTGTGGTTACATAGAAGGCAGGCGAAAATTGTAAGTCAAAACCTACCAATGGTTACATTGAAGGCAGGCGAAAATTGTAAGTCAAAACCTACCGCCGGTTACATTGAGAGCAGGCGAAAATTGTAAGTCAAAACCTCTCACCGGTTGCAGTGTAAATTTTCTGAATGGTGTTTTTATCGATTGCCTGGATTGGTATTCTATACTTTATAAATATGGGGTGATTAATAGTTGGGTTGGAAGGGTGCTTGCTTTCTGTTTAACTCACAATTTTACGGTTTGGAAACCAGCTGCAGTAGGGTTGTAAGTGAAAAAAGAATGTGGGGTGTGGTTACATTGAAAGCAGGCGAAAATTGTAAGTCAAAACTTCCCACCGGTTACATTGAAGGCAGGTGAAAATTGTAAGTCAAAACCTACCGCCGCTTACTTTGAGGGCAGGTGAAAATTGTAGGTCAAAACATCTTGCCGATTGCAGCTTTAATTTTCTGAATGGTGTTTTTATCGCTTGCCTGGATTGGTATTCTATACTTTGTAAATATGGGGTGGTTGATAGTTGGATTGGAAGGGTGCTTGCTTTCTGTTTAACTCACAATTTTACGGTTTGGAAACCAGCTGCAGTAGGGTTGTAAGTGAAAAAAGAATGTAGAGTGAAGTGTACTTTAAACTACCAAAAACTGGTGCACTTTAAAATTCCGCTGAAAGTAAGTCAAAACATCTTGCCGATTGCAGCTTTAATTTTCTGAATGGTGTTTTTATCGCTTGCCTGGATTGGTATTCTATACTTTGTAAATATGGGGTGGTTGATAGTTGGATTGGAAGGGTGCTTGCTTTCTGTTTAACTCACAATTTTACGGTTTGGAAACCAGCTGCAGTAGGGTTGTAAGTGAAAAAAGAATGTGGGGTGTGGTTACATTAAAAGCAGGCGAAAATTGTAAGTCAAAACCTCCCACCGGTTACATTGAAGGCAGGTGAAAATTGTAAGTCAAAACCTACCTCCGGTTACTTTGAAGGCAGGTGAAAATTGTAAGTCAAAACCTACCNNNNNNNNNNNNNNNNNNNNNNNNNNNNNNNNNNNNNNNNNNNNNNNNNNNNNNNNNNNNNNNNNNNNNNNNNNNNNNNNNNNNNNNNNNNNNNNNNNNNAAACCTACCTCCGGTTACTTTGAAGGCAGGTGAAAATTGTAAGTCAAAACCTACCTCCGGTTACTTTGAAGGCAGGTGAAAATTGTAAGTCAAAACCTACCCCCGGTTACCTTGAAGGCAGGCGAAAATTGTAAGTCAGAACCTCCCAACGGTTACTGTTTGCTGTTTGTAATACTCCTGTTCAGCAGAATTCGCTTGACGAAAAGAACCAAGTATTAGAGACGGATAATGTTTATAGTAAACGGAAGGAAGATTATGCTATGCTAAATATGCAACAGGAAAAAGAGAGAATAACCAATTTCATTCGGGATTATTGCCGAAAAAGCAAATTCGCAAACCTGGTGATTGGTCTTTCCGGAGGAGTAGATTCTGCTGTGGTTGCCACTTCAGCCGTTCAGGCAATTGGCAAAGAACATCTTTTTGCCTATTGTTTGCCCTATCGGGAAAGTAATCCTGATAGTTGGGCGGATGCTTCTCTGGTGGCAAAATACCTGGGCATTTCTATGCAGACCATATTGATAGACGATTTAACCGATAGTTATTTTGCAAAATATGCTTTAACTGCAACTCCTTTGCGCAAAGGAAATTGGATGGCACGCATCAGGATGAATATTCTTTATGACCAGGCAGCGGAAAAAAATGGCTTAGTAATCGGCACTGGTAATCGGAGTGAAATGTTAGTCGGCTATTTTACTCAGTTTGGCGATGCTGCCTGTGCTTTTGAGCCCATTGCCCATTTATATAAAACCGAGGTCTGGGAACTGGCGAAGGAATTGGGTCTTCCGGAAAAAGTGATTCAGAAAATCCCTACAGCTGATTTATGGTCAGGTCAAAGCGACGAATTGGAGATGGGAATCAGTTATCCCGTTTTAG encodes:
- a CDS encoding NAD+ synthase; translation: MLNMQQEKERITNFIRDYCRKSKFANLVIGLSGGVDSAVVATSAVQAIGKEHLFAYCLPYRESNPDSWADASLVAKYLGISMQTILIDDLTDSYFAKYALTATPLRKGNWMARIRMNILYDQAAEKNGLVIGTGNRSEMLVGYFTQFGDAACAFEPIAHLYKTEVWELAKELGLPEKVIQKIPTADLWSGQSDELEMGISYPVLDSVLQYLTEGEKKPELPEETITKVRKMVENSSFKRQLPPFLERR